The sequence TATATGAGGCTCTCTTGCTGCATTTTCAATAATGGTTATTCCTTCTGCTAATGTTGCTGCCATCATAATATTAATGGTAGCTCCAACACTTACTACATCTAAGTATATTCTATTCCCTCTTAATTTATCAGCCTTACATTTTATAATTCCATGATCTATTTCAACTGTAGCGCCAAGAGCTTCAAATCCTTTAATATGCTGATCAATAGGTCTCACCCCTATATCACAGCCTCCCGGATATAATACTTCGGATTCTTTAAACCTTCCCAATCCCGCTCCTAAAAGGTAATAGGACGCTCTCATTTTTCTATTGATATCATCTGTTAATTTGCATTTTTCTATATTAGTTGTATCTATCTCCATAGCACCTTTTTCGATTAATTTTACCTTTGCCCCAATCTTAATCAATATCTCTTTTAAACAATCCACGTCTCGAATCATAGGTAAATTTTCAATTATGCATTTGTCTTTAGTCAGAATCGTCGCTACCATAATAGGTAAAGCTGCATTCTTAAAACCGCTTATATTAACTGTACCTCTTAATTTATTTCCACCTTTTATGATTATCTTTTTCATAAAGTTAAAACCCACTTTCTTATAAGGAATATTGTTAATTGACTAATAACATTATTATATCTCTTAAGAACAATAAAATCTACAAAAAGTTAAAAGCATTTTCTCGAAGAAAATGCTTAAAAATTCTCATCTCTTTTTAATATTCATCCAATATGACCTCATTACCGTCACTGAATTGAATTCTCCATGCAGGTACTGCCTTTCCTTGTTTGGTTTTTTCCGGTTCATCTACTTCCTTATGTTTTACAGGATCAAAATAATAGCAAAGAGATATATCGTCTATAGTTTTTCCATAAATATTTTCCATAGTAAGCAATGTAAGTATTGCTTTAGGGGCAGTGCTTATATAAATTTTGTTCTCTGAAAGCTTCTCTTCATTAAGCCAAAGTCTTTCAAATCTTTTAACTCCCCTTTTATCTATCTGAAAATTAGTATATGATTTTTCTATATATATTCCGTTGTAAACCTTAGAATATTCTAAAAAAAATACTCCATTACTTTCTTTTTGAAAAGTCAATTTCATATCATCCTTAGAGAACCCTTTTTCTTCTAAAAATTTCTTGCTGATATAAATTGCCTCTTCTTTATCTAAAGAAGGATACTTCTCCTCTTCATCATCATTTAAGTATAAAATATTTTTCCCATCCGTAACAATAAGTTTTTCCTTTCCTTTCTCAAACAAAACTACCCCTTCGTTTACAGTAACACCTTCTGCCGTGTTGTTAAAAAAACTTTTGTTTAAATCCCCCGGAGTTCTTTGTTCATATTCCACAGTCATTATACCTAAAGAAGGTATTTCTTTAGGGATAGCGGTATTTAAAGTGATATCCTTCTCCTTTAACAATTTTGCTACGTCTGTTATAAAATCTTCTTTTAGCGTAGGCTCATCTATTCTTTGGCTATTGAACAGTGCATATCCTAAAACAATATTCGTAACTATAAAAGCTATTATTAATATAGTTTTCGCCTTTGACCAGTCCATTTTTACTCACCATCCACCTACTCCTTAGAAAATTTCTCATAAACCACTTGACCTGTATAAACATCAAAAGCATAAATTCTTCCGCTTATTTTTATTACCCAAACCGCTGTAAGTTTTTCTCCCCTTTCAGCCTTACATGGATCTAAATAAGCTAAATATACATCATCTATGGAATTCATAATTTTTATATTTAAATTCTCTTCTATTTTGTTTTTTGTTTTTAAATCATTATCTTCTATATATTTTCCTTCTATATAAGAATAATTTAAATCCAAAACATCAAAAGCAGAGAGCATTTTGTGATCTGATTTAGAACTTGAGACAGATATATTCATATCCTTTCTGATTAAACTCTTATACGTTCTTACATAATCATTAAAAACTTCCATATAAATAAAACCATTCATATCATCTTTTTCTAACAAAACAGGATAACCTTTTAATTTGTATTTAAATGTAAAACCATAGCCCGAATTCCCATCAGATTTTATCTCGTTAACTTTAGAGAGATAAATGCCCTTTGGAGAAGATACATGAGCAGAAATAAAATCTGCCGCTGAGTTTAAACTTATATATAAATTTCTTTTCTTAACCGTCTTTTCTAAAGGACAAAAATATTCAAGAACTCCATCTTTATAGATCTTCAAAAATTTTTGATTATCTATATATATCATGGAGCCATTATCTTCTGTTATTTCCCTTATGTAATCAATATTTTTGTTAAAAAATCCCTCTACAATATTTTTTATTTCTTCTTCGTCTTCAATATTTATTTCATTTTCTACATACAATACAGGTAATTCATTGATCATCTCATAAGGCATATATATATTATTATCTATCTCTAAAGTATCTCTCATAGAATAATAATAAGTATAATCTTTGTTTTGCTCAACTCCATTAAATAATTCCCTTAAGTTTTTCATCTCAATATTAAAGTTATAAATTTTAAAATAATTACCGTCTTTACCTAAGATAATAAAAGGAGAATTTTTTTCCATACTCAAATATATACTGTTAACTTCTTCTACATTTTCTGTAATATCATTAGGTTTGTTTATATCCAATACCTTTGCCAATATATAAACATTTATATCTTCGGGGAAATAGAAAACCAAGGACCTTTTATTAAAATCAGAAACATATTCCTCATCAGATACCTTTACAATTTCAAAATTTTCAGAAGATAAGACCTGCTTTAATATTTCTTTGGAACTTGCCCATAATTTATATTCCTCATCAGAATAAAAAACAGTATGGTTTTTTTTATTAAAATTCAAAACATATTTAGTGGGATTTAGCATATCAGGAAAAATATAATTAACTTTTGCCGATTCGTCACTTTTAAAAGAAGATACAAAATTTTCAGGAACAGTTATCCATAATTTCCGAGTGAAAAAAAGGCTCATACAAACTAATGACGCAAGGAGAAGAGTTTTAAGTCTCTCTTTTATCATATAATCATCT is a genomic window of Acidilutibacter cellobiosedens containing:
- the yycI gene encoding two-component system regulatory protein YycI, with the protein product MDWSKAKTILIIAFIVTNIVLGYALFNSQRIDEPTLKEDFITDVAKLLKEKDITLNTAIPKEIPSLGIMTVEYEQRTPGDLNKSFFNNTAEGVTVNEGVVLFEKGKEKLIVTDGKNILYLNDDEEEKYPSLDKEEAIYISKKFLEEKGFSKDDMKLTFQKESNGVFFLEYSKVYNGIYIEKSYTNFQIDKRGVKRFERLWLNEEKLSENKIYISTAPKAILTLLTMENIYGKTIDDISLCYYFDPVKHKEVDEPEKTKQGKAVPAWRIQFSDGNEVILDEY
- a CDS encoding YycH family regulatory protein, which gives rise to MIKERLKTLLLASLVCMSLFFTRKLWITVPENFVSSFKSDESAKVNYIFPDMLNPTKYVLNFNKKNHTVFYSDEEYKLWASSKEILKQVLSSENFEIVKVSDEEYVSDFNKRSLVFYFPEDINVYILAKVLDINKPNDITENVEEVNSIYLSMEKNSPFIILGKDGNYFKIYNFNIEMKNLRELFNGVEQNKDYTYYYSMRDTLEIDNNIYMPYEMINELPVLYVENEINIEDEEEIKNIVEGFFNKNIDYIREITEDNGSMIYIDNQKFLKIYKDGVLEYFCPLEKTVKKRNLYISLNSAADFISAHVSSPKGIYLSKVNEIKSDGNSGYGFTFKYKLKGYPVLLEKDDMNGFIYMEVFNDYVRTYKSLIRKDMNISVSSSKSDHKMLSAFDVLDLNYSYIEGKYIEDNDLKTKNKIEENLNIKIMNSIDDVYLAYLDPCKAERGEKLTAVWVIKISGRIYAFDVYTGQVVYEKFSKE